In Camelina sativa cultivar DH55 chromosome 16, Cs, whole genome shotgun sequence, a single window of DNA contains:
- the LOC104749381 gene encoding F-box/LRR-repeat protein At3g60040-like — translation MRESFRDFVDRTLALQCGSSIKKFSLKCHIHDGDSKLAHVVRWVCNALARGVFQMDLSIKTSFQVLLPPELFTSKTLVKLRLGTQVCFGEIPPNVSLPALKILILESVVIRPDDMCFVLLPGCPVLEELYVYHDGFEGWPYRISSQTIKRLLVQYDEFDIESMSFMSIDAPNLLFLHYSHYALSDYPQVNLASLVEARLDIQCTKTIKRPDLTGLIMGISNVETLHLSPDSVDVISRCVRHGLLLPLFNNLVSLSFGSKNKSGWKLLPYLLEQSPKLETVIIQGMDSYTGDVTMRPLQVKVLRVLGYGGSAKELEHLKKFTGESECLEVVLVDAAEAVVEDAMYCKPKGFYC, via the exons ATGCGGGAGAGCTTCAGGGATTTCGTTGATAGAACACTCGCTTTGCAATGCGGTTCGTCTATCAAGAAATTCTCTCTAAAATGCCACATTCACGACGGTGACAGCAAGTTGGCTCATGTGGTCCGCTGGGTATGTAATGCCTTAGCTCGTGGTGTTTTTCAGATGGATCTAAGTATAAAGACTAGCTTTCAAGTCTTGCTACCTCCTGAGCTCTTCACGAGCAAGACGCTGGTTAAACTGAGACTGGGAACACAAGTTTGTTTTGGAGAAATTCCTCCAAATGTGTCTCTCCCAGCGCTGAAGATTCTCATCCTAGAATCAGTCGTGATTCGACCTGACGATATGTGCTTTGTACTTCTTCCTGGCTGTCCAGTGCTCGAGGAGTTATATGTGTATCACGACGGGTTTGAAGGATGGCCATACCGCATATCGAGTCAGACCATCAAGAGACTATTAGTTCAGTACGACGAATTTGATATTGAATCTATGAGTTTTATGTCAATTGACGCCCCAAATCTACTCTTCCTGCACTACTCCCATTATGCCTTGTCTGATTATCCACAAGTTAACTTGGCTTCTCTAGTCGAAGCTAGGTTAGATATTCAATGTACTAAAACAATCAAGAGGCCGGATCTAACGGGTCTCATTATGGGGATAAGCAACGTGGAGACGCTGCATCTTTCTCCCGATTCTGTTGAT gtgaTTTCTCGATGTGTTAGACATGGACTACTTCTACCACTGTTCAACAATCTGGTAAGTTTGTCTTTCGGGAGCAAGAATAAAAGCGGTTGGAAACTGCTGCCATATCTGCTTGAACAGTCTCCGAAGCTTGAAACTGTAATCATCCAG GGGATGGATAGCTACACAGGCGATGTGACCATGCGTCCCCTCCAAGTGAAGGTGTTGCGCGTTCTTGGTTATGGAGGATCTGCTAAAGAGTTGGAACACTTGAAGAAATTTACTGGGGAGTCTGAATGCCTTGAAGTTGTGCTAGTGGATGCTGCGGAAGCTGTGGTGGAGGATGCCATGTATTGCAAACCAAAAGGGTTCTATTGTTGA
- the LOC104749385 gene encoding protein NLP9-like, whose protein sequence is MENPSREKGFCFPDTPVEEMEMDGWIKSLIFEEDMLSSSSSTSELMNFESFASWCNNIPSAATDILFSQYGLSTSQSTTSFGGHSYVGEKRPVHEMSSQFHCLSDTEKITGKRIRGNNTNQTSSLTTGAVDYSVVPRSLSHTLDDKMIKALSLFMEFSGEGILAQFWTPIKKGDQYMLSTCDQAYLLDSRLSGYREVSRNFTFSAEANQCSYPGLPGRVFISGVPEWTSNVMYYKTAEYLRMKHALDNDVRGSIAIPILEASGSSCCAVLELVTCREKPNFDVEMDSVCRALQAVNLQTSTIPRRQYLSSNQKEALAEIRDVLRAVCHAHSLPLALAWIPCSYSKGANNESVKVYGKNSRETSLLCIEETACYVNDMEMEDYVNACLEHNLREGQGIVGKALISNKPSFSSDVKTFNICEYPLVQHARKFGLNAAVATKLRSTFTGDSDYILEFFLPVSMKGSSEQQLLLDSLSSTMQRLCRTLRTVSDAESNEVMEVGFHGGETSNLPQATTVSEESFQTTFLDTDVNSTTSIFSNMSSDKTNDIAGSQGTLQQEISGTKRSEKKKSSTEKNVSLNVLQHYFSGSLKDAAKSLGVCPTTLKRICRQHGIMRWPSRKINKVNRSLRKIQTVLDSVQGVEGGLKFDSVTGEFVAVGPFIQEFDTQKSTSSHHEDVFVRSQSGMDEDASLEPLTVISHDGGGVKLEESVETNQAGPGSLMEPWTWISKQSGLNYSDDIDIGKRSEEVKKDKDLCVRRCLSSLALAGDGTNTRTERGNGIVEPNQSISSSMSDSSNSSGAVLLGRSSTSMEKNWNQIRTHNNSGESGSSSTLTVKATYRDDTVRFKLDPYLVGCSQLYREVAKRFKLQEGAFRLKYLDDEEEWVMLVTDSDLHECFELLNGMRKYTVKFLVSDLPSTAMGSSAGSNGCLGTGS, encoded by the exons atggAGAATCCATCAAGAGAAAAAGGATTCTGTTTTCCAGATACTCCAGTTGAAGAAATGGAAATGGATGGTTGGATTAAGAGTTTGATATTCGAAGAAGATATGTTAAGCTCCTCATCTTCAACTTCAGAGCTTATGAACTTCGAATCTTTTGCTTCTTGGTGCAACAACATCCCTTCTGCTGCTACAGATATCTTGTTCTCTCAATACGGCTTATCCACCTCTCAGTCTACTACATCTTTTGGAGGCCACTCATACGTTGGCGAGAAACGACCTGTACATGAGATGAGTTCTCAGTTTCATTGCCTGTCTGATACTGAAAAGATTACCGGTAAACGAATCAGAGGTAATAATACTAATCAGACGAGTAGTTTAACCACTGGGGCTGTAGATTACAGTGTTGTTCCAAGGTCGTTGAGTCACACTCTTGATGATAAGATGATCAAGGCATTAAGTTTGTTTATGGAGTTCTCTGGAGAGGGTATTCTGGCGCAGTTTTGGACTCCTATCAAGAAAGGAGATCAGTACATGCTTAGTACTTGTGATCAGGCGTACTTGCTTGACTCGAGGCTATCTGGATACCGTGAAGTCTCGAGGAACTTCACTTTCTCTGCTGAAGCGAATCAATGCTCTTATCCAGGTCTTCCAGGTAGAGTCTTTATCTCTGGAGTTCCTGAGTGGACATCAAACGTGATGTATTACAAAACCGCTGAATATTTAAGGATGAAGCATGCACTAGATAACGATGTCCGTGGTTCCATTGCTATTCCTATCCTTGAAGCATCTGGTTCATCTTGTTGTGCTGTCCTGGAACTTGTGACATGTAGGGAAAAACCCAACTTTGATGTGGAGATGGACTCTGTTTGCCGTGCTCTGCAG GCCGTGAACTTACAAACATCAACTATTCCTCGTCGTCAG tacCTTTCGAGTAATCAAAAAGAAGCTTTGGCTGAAATAAGAGATGTTCTCCGAGCAGTGTGCCATGCACATAGTTTGCCTTTAGCACTAGCTTGGATTCCCTGCAGTTACTCCAAGGGAGCGAACAATGAGTCGGTAAAGGTTTATGGAAAAAATTCAAGGGAAACCTCTCTTCTTTGCATAGAAGAAACAGCATGTTATGTGAATGATATGGAAATGGAAGACTATGTGAATGCATGTTTGGAGCATAATCTGAGAGAAGGGCAAGGAATCGTTGGCAAAGCACTCATATCAAACAAGCCGTCTTTCTCATCTGATGTAAAGACATTTAATATCTGCGAGTACCCTCTTGTTCAACATGCCCGAAAGTTTGGTCTTAATGCTGCAGTTGCCACCAAACTGAGGAGCACATTCACCGGTGACAGTGATTATATACTGGAGTTTTTCTTACCTGTAAGTATGAAGGGAAGCtcagaacaacaacttttgCTGGACAGTCTCTCGAGCACGATGCAGAGACTATGTCGGACTCTGAGAACTGTTTCAGATGCAGAATCAAATGAGGTTATGGAAGTTGGATTTCATGGTGGAGAAACGTCAAATCTCCCACAGGCTACTACTGTATCTGAAGAAAGCTTTCAGACAACATTTCTGGATACTGACGTCAACTCTACTACAAGTATCTTCTCGAACATGTCCTCTGATAAAACCAATGATATAGCAGGCTCTCAGGGAACTCTTCAACAG GAAATTAGCGGAACAAaaagatcagagaagaagaaaagcagtACAGAGAAGAATGTGAGCTTAAATGTACTCCAGCATTACTTCTCTGGGAGCTTAAAGGATGCTGCAAAAAGCCTTGGTG TTTGTCCGACTACACTAAAACGGATTTGTAGACAGCACGGAATCATGAGATGGCCATCTCGCAAGATTAACAAAGTGAATAGATCTCTAAGGAAAATACAGACAGTGCTTGACTCTGTCCAAGGTGTAGAAGGAGGACTGAAGTTTGACTCGGTAACAGGGGAATTTGTAGCAGTTGGCCCTTTTATACAAGAATTTGATACTCAAAAGAGTACTTCTTCTCATCATGAAGATGTATTTGTAAGAAGCCAAAGTGGTATGGATGAAGATGCGTCATTAGAGCCTTTAACAGTTATATCTCATGATGGTGGCGGGGTTAAGTTGGAGGAGAGTGTTGAAACAAACCAAGCAGGACCAG GATCCTTGATGGAGCCATGGACATGGATAAGCAAACAGTCTGGCTTGAACTATAGTGATGATATCGATATAGGAAAAAGGAGTGAAGAGGTAAAGAAGGATAAAGACCTTTGTGTTCGTAGGTGCTTGAGCTCTCTAGCACTTGCAGGTGATGGAACGAATACAAGAACCGAACGCGGTAATGGAATTGTAGAACCAAACCAATCCATATCTAGCAGCATGTCGGATTCGTCAAATAGCTCGGGAGCAGTTTTGCTGGGAAGGTCATCTACTTCCATGGAAAAAAATTGGAACCAAATAAGAACTCATAACAATAGCGGAGAGAGCGGATCAAGTTCAACACTGACAGTAAAAGCCACTTATAGAGACGACACTGTACGTTTCAAGCTTGATCCATATCTTGTTGGGTGTTCTCAGCTCTACAGAGAAGTGGCTAAGCGCTTCAAGCTGCAAGAAGGCGCCTTTCGGTTGAAATActtggatgatgaagaagaatgggTGATGTTGGTCACAGATTCTGATCTCCACGAATGCTTCGAGTTATTAAACGGTATGAGAAAGTATACAGTGAAGTTTCTGGTCAGTGATTTGCCTAGCACCGCAATGGGAAGTTCCGCAGGCAGCAACGGTTGCCTCGGAACAGGCTCCTAG
- the LOC104749380 gene encoding DNA-directed RNA polymerases II, IV and V subunit 8B, whose protein sequence is MASNVIMFEDIFVVDKLDPDGKKFDKVTRVEARSHNLEMFMHLDVNTEVYPLAVGDKFTLAMAPTLNLDGTPDTGYFTPGAKKTLADKYEYIMHGKLYKISERDGKTPKAELYVSFGGLLMLLQGDPAHISHFELDQRLFLLMRKL, encoded by the exons ATGGCGAGCAATGTTATCATGTTCGAGGATATCTTCGTGGTCGATAAGCTAGACCCTGATGGCAAAAAGTTCGATAAAg TTACGCGTGTGGAAGCTAGGAGCCACAACTTGGAAATGTTTATGCATTTAGATGTTAACACTGAGGTTTATCCACTGGCTGTTGGTGATAAGTTCACTCTCGCTATGGCTCCCACTCTCAATCTCGATGGCACTCCTGATACCGGATATTTTACTCCG GGAGCAAAGAAAACACTTGCGGATAAGTATGAATACATTATGCACGGGAAGCTTTACAAGATCTCTGAGCGTGACGGCAAAACTCCAAAAGC AGAGCTATATGTTTCGTTCGGCGGGCTCCTGATGTTGCTACAGGGAGATCCGGCTCACATTTCTCACTTTGAACTCGACCAGAGGCTCTTTCTACTCATGAGGAAGCTGTGA